From Brassica oleracea var. oleracea cultivar TO1000 chromosome C3, BOL, whole genome shotgun sequence, a single genomic window includes:
- the LOC106331500 gene encoding uncharacterized protein LOC106331500: MAEIRIADEDDHLELTVRDLDSPDLEKSASVPSLASGEIVPLLSQNQRPRFNIFSPSYARRRPREQVIRVSESEISPVIQFSSWVWSGSRYSGLLCMALSSTLYLIMELLSVSFSVEPIPLFETAFLRCTIILILSYICLKRIGQPVFGPAHARKLLISRALVGYLSLFSFIFSIQMLPLSQAIVLSFVNPVMASIAARVILHEKLKITDIGGLACSFFGVLFIFGPTLTVQVGSEVKSENLKGNHHIYALLLGLFSSITGGVSYCLIKAAAKASEQPVNTVLSFGLVACPAAAICMFSLESFVLPAFETLICMIVLGLLAFCAEVLLARGLQLEKISKAANVLYIEVVLSQLWILGSGKAGSSGLFSRIVGCLLILMSVSYTIYTGPAKDTE; the protein is encoded by the exons ATGGCAGAGATCAGAATCGCCGACGAAGACGACCACCTGGAGCTTACCGTCCGCGATCTCGATTCACCGGATTTGGAAAAATCAGCCTCGGTCCCTTCATTAGCTTCCGGCGAAATCGTCCCTCTCCTGAGTCAGAACCAAAGACCCAGGTTCAACATCTTCTCCCCCTCCTACGCTCGACGCAGACCAAGG GAGCAAGTGATTAGAGTAAGTGAAAGTGAGATATCACCAGTAATTCAGTTTTCATCATGGGTTTGGAGTGGGTCACGTTACTCTGGCTTACTCTGTATGGCCTTGTCATCCACACTCTACCTCATCATGGAGTTACTTTCAGTTTCTTTTTCTG TTGAGCCGATTCCTTTGTTTGAGACCGCGTTCCTGAGATGCACTATTATCTTGATACTATCATACATTTGCTTGAAAAGAATCGGACAACCAGTGTTTGGACCTGCGCATGCCAGGAAGCTTTTGATTTCACGAGCCCTTGTGGGTTATCTTTCTTTGTTTAGTTTCATCTTTAG CATCCAAATGTTGCCCTTGTCCCAAGCTATTGTACTAAGCTTTGTGAATCCAGTTATGGCTTCCATTGCAGCACGTGTTATTTTGCATGAGAAGTTGAAAATAACTGATATTGGAG GTCTTGCTTGCAGCTTCTTTGGCGTTCTTTTTATTTTCGGCCCAACACTTACTGTCCAAG TTGGATCAGAAGTAAAGAGTGAAAATCTCAAAGGAAACCATCATATTTATGCGCTCTTGTTGGGTTTATTTTCATCAATCACTGGAGGAGTCAGCTATTGTCTCATAAAGGCAGCTGCTAAAGCATCGGAACAGCCAGT GAACACGGTCCTTTCGTTTGGTTTGGTAGCTTGCCCAGCTGCAGCTATTTGTATGTTTTCCTTGGAG AGCTTTGTGCTACCAGCGTTTGAGACCCTTATTTGCATGATTGTACTTGGGTTGCTGGCGTTTTGTGCTGAG GTACTTTTGGCACGTGGACTTCAGCTTGAGAAAATCAGCAAAGCCGCAAACGTATTGTACATCGAG GTGGTGTTGTCGCAGTTATGGATACTTGGTAGCGGAAAAGCAGGATCGTCAGGCTTGTTTAGCCGCATTGTTGGGTGTTTGCTCATTCTCATGTCGGTGAGCTACACCATTTACACGGGACCTGCTAAAGATACAGAATAA